The region TTTTCGCGATCAGTTTCAATCCGCTTGCATTGGAATATATTCTGCATCAATCCATTGCTGAATTTGTGAACGGTGGAAAAGAATTACCCGACAATTTCTGGGATTTCAGTATGGAGGATCTGAACGATTTTGAACAGTTCTGTGAAAAAGCTTCTCAAAAAATTAAATCTTTACTTCCGGAAGAAATTGACGAAAGAAAAAGAAAATTATTTGAGCTTATTTTTTCGACGCATGGAGAAATCACCGTTAAAGATCTTTCGGAACAGGTCTTTTGGAGCGAACGTCAGATCAACCGCTATTTTAATAAACAATTGGGTATTTCATTAAAATATTATTGTAAGATTTTACGTTTTCAGGCTTCTTTACATCATATTAAAGACGGAAATCTTTTTCCGCAGCTTAATTTTACCGATCAGTCCCATTTCATCAAAGAGATCAAAAAATTGTCCGGAGTTTCACCTAAAGAACTGTTTAAGAATCAAAACGACCGTTTTTTACAATTTTTGGTATATCATACACCATAATTTTGCAGCATAAAATTTAAAATTATGCTTATAAAAGATAAATCAATTGCCATTGTTGGCGGTGGTCCCGGAGGATTAACAT is a window of Candidatus Chryseobacterium colombiense DNA encoding:
- a CDS encoding AraC family transcriptional regulator, with amino-acid sequence MSNELVYRFIKPEKTLADFVYGYSSLQNLSTFKEGVIIPNGKIDLLFCKTTDNRFQIVLMGLETQPKSMPETEFSTFFAISFNPLALEYILHQSIAEFVNGGKELPDNFWDFSMEDLNDFEQFCEKASQKIKSLLPEEIDERKRKLFELIFSTHGEITVKDLSEQVFWSERQINRYFNKQLGISLKYYCKILRFQASLHHIKDGNLFPQLNFTDQSHFIKEIKKLSGVSPKELFKNQNDRFLQFLVYHTP